TAGATAAAATGTGAATTAATGCCATTTCTTTGGCAGAAATCATTCCTATTTTAAAATCTGTCTAAGAAATAGACTGAGTTATTCGGTTTCTTTTGCCGTCGAACAACAATGGATTTTTTAAAGTATAGAATAAAACTAATTTTAAGAAAATTCATTAAGCCCACTTCATGACTCACCTGATTCGAGTAGCCTGCTTTCAGGCCTTTTTATTTGCATTTTCTCTTCCAGTTTTCTCCCAGACAAATAACTCTTATGAGAGAGTATATTTAAGTGGGAAGGATGTCGCTTCAGCAGTGCAATGGGATTTTAAAGTTAGTGATGGTAGAAATGCAGGTATCTGGTCAAAAATTCCCGTTCCCTCTAATTGGGAGCTTCAGGGATTTGGAACCTTCAATTATGGACATGATCATAAGGATTCCAAGATAAAACTGGGTAAAGAAATAGGTAATTATAAGACAGAGTTCTACGCTGATAAAGACTGGAAGGGGAAAGTTATCCAACTTGTTTTTGATGGTGTAATGACTGATACCGAAGTTAAAGTCAATGGAAAAATCGTCGGAGATATTCACCAAGGTGGCTTTTATCGGTTTAAATATGATATCAGTAAATATTTGGATTTTGATGATCAAAATGTACTTGAAGTAAAAGTTTCTAAAGTATCAGAAAATGAATCTGTTAACAAAGCTGAAAGAGAATCTGACTTTTGGATTTTTGGAGGGATTTTTAGACCGGTATTTTTGGAGATTTTACCCAAATATCATTTTAGCAGAATTGCTCTGAACCCAAAAGCAGGAGGTGAGTTTCAAGCTGTCTTGACCTTAGATAAATATCCGAAAAATGCTAGAGTTGATGTAGAACTTAAAACCGCGGATGAACAAACATCCTTAGGGAAATTTAGCCAAGTAGTGAACTCCGATTCTGTTTGGTTAAATCATCAATTTGAAAATGTGAGTTCATGGAATCCTGAATCCCCTAAAATGTATACAGCAATTTTTAGGCTGATGGAAGAGGGGGAAATTTTATTTGAGAAAAAGGAAAAATTGGGTTTTCGTACAGTTGAGTTGAGACCAAAAGATGGGATTTATGTGAATGATGTTCGTGTGATTTTCAAAGGAGTAAATCGGCACTCATTTTATCCAAGCACAGGAAGGGCTTTAAGTGAAGAAAATCATTTGGAAGATATTCGTTTGATGAAGGAAATGAATATGAATGCTGTTCGTATGTCACATTATATACCTGACGAACGTTTTCTAGAGTTGGCGGATTCACTTGGGCTATTCGTTTTAGATGAAGTAACAGGATGGCAAGATGGCTATGACACGGAAATAGGACCGAAGCTGATCAAAGAAGCAGTTTTAAAAGATGCCAATCATCCTTCTGTGGTTATTTGGGATCATGGAAATGAAGGAGGATGGAATTTTGAGAATGAGTTTGCTTTTCATCAATATGATATACAAAAAAGGCCTATCATATACCCTTGGCTGCTTAGGAATGATATAGATACATTCCATTATCCTACCTATGACACACGAGAAGGAAGACTTGATAAAAGTGGAGAGATTTTTATGCCTACTGAATGGCTTCACGGTTTGTATGACGGAGGTCTTGGGGCAGGGTTGAATGATTTTTGGAATAAATACAAGCCAAATCCCCTGTTTGCCGGAGGGTTTTTATGGGTGTTTTCAGATGAAGCAGTAAAGCGGGTTGATTTGGATGGTAAATTGGATTCGGATGGAAATCATGCTCCTGATGGTATTTTAGGACCCTACAGAGAAAAAGAAGGTAGTTTTTACACGATTAAGTCCATTTGGTCTCCTATTCAAATACATGGATTTGATTCTCTTGATAACAATTCAAAGGAAATTGAAGTCAGCAACCAGTATTTGTATTCGGATATTAATGGTTGTAAGCTTCAAGTGGATATTTTTAAGATTGATGCTTGGTCTAATTTGAAAATAGAAAGCAGTAAGGAAATAAAATTGCCCACAGTGATACCTGGGGAAACTATAAAAGTGAAATTAGACATACCTGAAAATTGGCAAGATGGAGACCTTATCCAACTCAAATCTTTTGGAATTCATGGAGAATTGCTCAACACATGGTCAAAGGAGATTAGAAAGCCTAAGGAAGGGAATCCTAGATACTTTGGAAAAGGAGAATTTGAAATTTATCCAATTAAAGTGCGGGAATCAGTTTCAGATTTACAAATTGAAGTAGATGGTAGAATCTACTTTTTTGGGAAAAAATCTGGAAATCTTGAAATGGTTAAAGTGAATCGAAAGTTTTTCTATCTATCTCAAAATCCTTTGATAG
Above is a window of Algoriphagus machipongonensis DNA encoding:
- a CDS encoding glycoside hydrolase family 2 protein yields the protein MTHLIRVACFQAFLFAFSLPVFSQTNNSYERVYLSGKDVASAVQWDFKVSDGRNAGIWSKIPVPSNWELQGFGTFNYGHDHKDSKIKLGKEIGNYKTEFYADKDWKGKVIQLVFDGVMTDTEVKVNGKIVGDIHQGGFYRFKYDISKYLDFDDQNVLEVKVSKVSENESVNKAERESDFWIFGGIFRPVFLEILPKYHFSRIALNPKAGGEFQAVLTLDKYPKNARVDVELKTADEQTSLGKFSQVVNSDSVWLNHQFENVSSWNPESPKMYTAIFRLMEEGEILFEKKEKLGFRTVELRPKDGIYVNDVRVIFKGVNRHSFYPSTGRALSEENHLEDIRLMKEMNMNAVRMSHYIPDERFLELADSLGLFVLDEVTGWQDGYDTEIGPKLIKEAVLKDANHPSVVIWDHGNEGGWNFENEFAFHQYDIQKRPIIYPWLLRNDIDTFHYPTYDTREGRLDKSGEIFMPTEWLHGLYDGGLGAGLNDFWNKYKPNPLFAGGFLWVFSDEAVKRVDLDGKLDSDGNHAPDGILGPYREKEGSFYTIKSIWSPIQIHGFDSLDNNSKEIEVSNQYLYSDINGCKLQVDIFKIDAWSNLKIESSKEIKLPTVIPGETIKVKLDIPENWQDGDLIQLKSFGIHGELLNTWSKEIRKPKEGNPRYFGKGEFEIYPIKVRESVSDLQIEVDGRIYFFGKKSGNLEMVKVNRKFFYLSQNPLIEGIESQVKDVTWKKLDDGSIQVKSMFDSYPKEVTWTVLPTSELKFVAKAPGQIGAEEELLGVGFIYPEAKMEEANLIANGPYRVWGNRLEGVNFGLWNKKFNNTQTASNFEELIYPEFKGYYSNFHALQIKTADGEIDIRTETPGLFLSLFKPQFPENSTKGVLPVQTKSDISFLYKIPSIGTKFHTAEEMSPKNESTKAFNEELILWFRFR